The DNA region CCGGCAGCGAACAGCATGCCGGCCCAGGACAGATAACTGAATTCGGGTTCGTCGTGGTCGGCACCGAGCTTGATCTTGCCGTAGCCGGACAAGGCGGTGACCACCACGAAGACCAGATACAGGGTCATCGCGAGCATGTAGTACCAGCCGACCGTATTGGCCGCCCAGTTTTGCGCTTCCAGAAGCCAGGCGCCGGCCTGTTCAGGCATGGCGATGACGATGATGCCGAACAGCAAAATGAACGTCGCCGAAAAGTAAAACACCGGCGGATTCATGCGGACCTGACCGCTAGCGGGGGTGGGCGATGCACTCATGAAAGATGCACCTCAAGGGGGTGAAACAGGGCAATCAGTAACGGACTCGGCATAGGCAAGCCTCCTGTTGTGAGCGGGCAGCAAACCGGCGGTTTAACTTGAATGAGCGTTCAAGTTAAACATGAATAGGGTGCTAAGGACTAATCGCAAGGCTCGGCGGTACTGTTCGTACGCTAGCTCAAGGAAGGGTATGACGTGGGGTTTGGAGGATTTTGTAGGAGCTGTCGAGTGAAACGAGGCTGCGATCTTTTGATCTTGATCTTAAAAAAGCAAAGTCAAAAGATCGCAGCCTCGTTTCACTCGACAGCTCCTACACAGCTCCTACAGCCAACGAAGACTGTTTATCAGTCACCAAAAAGCCGGGGGCTTACTTCTGCGTCCCGTCATCATGCTGCAGATTCGCCTGAGTCAGGTTGCTCCCCGCCGGCACGCTGCGGGTCAGCCAGACATTGCCGCCAATGGTCGAGCCCTTGCCGATGGTGATCCGCCCCAGAATCGTCGCACCGGCATAGATCACCACGTCATCCTCGACAATCGGATGTCGCGGTTGCCCCTTCTGCAACTGACCGTCTTCATCCGCCGGGAAGCGCTTGGCGCCCAACGTCACGGCCTGATAAATCCGCACACGCTCGCCGATGATGGCGGTCTCGCCGATCACCACACCCGTCCCGTGATCGATGAAGAAGCTGCGACCAATCTGCGCGCCAGGGTGAATGTCGATGCCGGTGGCCGAGTGCGCGATTTCCGCGCTGATCCGTGCCAGCAGCGGCAATCCGGCGCGGTATAAGTGATGGGCCAGGCGATGGTGAATCACCGCCAGAATCCCCGGATAGCACAGCAACACTTCATCGACACTGCGAGCCGCCGGATCGCCGTGATAGGCCGCCAGCACGTCGGTGTCGAGCAGACTGCGCAGCCCCGGCAATGCGAGGGCGAAGTCCTGAATGATCTGAATGGTCTTGGCCTCGACTTCAGTGTCGGCCTGGGCACTGTGGCGAGCGGCGTAGCGCAGTTCGAGTCGCGCCTGAGCCAGCAACGCGTTCAACGCAACGTCCAGCGTGTGGCCGACGTAGAAGTCTTCACTCTCCTCGCGCAAATCCACCGGCCCCAGGCGCATCGGGAACAACGCGCCACAGAGGGCTTCGAGAATCTCTGCCATGGCCGCTCGGGAAGGCAACTCGCGACCGCCCTGCTCGGTGCTGGCGCGGCCATTTTGTAAGCGCCACTGGTCACGCGCCGTACGCAGTTGGCTGACGATGGTCTGCAGTTGCCAATGACTGGAACGCTCGCTCACGGTAAAAACTCCTCACGGGCGGCCGGACTGTCTGGCCGCGTTAACCGCGATTACTTTACGGCATGGTCTGGAAGCCGAATTAAGAACCGATTGTGCTGTGCTCAGCACTTTTTGGCATAAGGCGATTGGCAGTTGCCCCGCAAAATAGGCGTGCCTATAGTCCTGTCATCTCCCTCCGCCAGTACGGACCCCATGATCAAACAACAGCTTGCCCGCTTTAACCGCCTCGACCTGCTCGGTCATCCTACCGCCCTGGAAAAACTCGAACGCCTGTCGGCCTGGTTGGGCCGCGATGTATACGTCAAGCGTGATGACCTGACGCCGCTGGCGATGGGCGGCAACAAGCTGCGCAAGCTCGAATACCTGGCGGCCGATGCACTGGCACAAGGCGCCGACACCTTGATTACCGCTGGTGCGCTTCAGTCCAACCACGTGCGCCAGACTGCCGCCATTGCGGCCAAGCTTGGCCTGGGCTGCGTAGCCCTGCTGGAAAATCCCTTGGGTACCGACGACGCTAACTATGTCGGTAACGGCAATCGACTGTTGCTGGACCTGTTCGATGCCAAGGTCGAGCTGGTGGAAAACCTCGACAACGCCGACGAGCAATTGCAGGCTCTGGCCGACCGTCTACGCAACAACGGCAAGAAGCCGTATCTGGTGCCGATTGGTGGCTCCAACGCATTGGGCGCTTTGGGTTATGTGCGCGCCGGGCTGGAATTGGCCGAGCAGATCAAGGACACCGGGCTGACATTCGCGGCCTTGGTTCTGGCTTCGGGCAGCGCCGGGACCCATAGCGGTCTGGCGTTGGGGTTGAGTGAAGCACTGCCGGATTTGCCAGTGATTGGTGTCACGGTTTCTCGCAGCGATGAAGATCAGCGACCGAAAGTCCAGGGGCTCGCCGAGCGCACTGCCGAGCTGTTGGGTGTGAGCCTGCCAGAGAATTTCAAGGTCGAGTTGTGGGACGAGTATTTCGGCCCGCGCTACGGCGAACCGAATGCCGGGACGTTGGCAGCCGTGAAGCTGGTGGCGAGTCAGGAAGGGCTGTTGCTGGACCCGGTCTACACTGGCAAGGCCATGGCCGGGTTGCTCGATGGCATCGGCCGCCAGCGCTTCAATGACGGCCCGATCATCTTCCTGCACACCGGCGGGGCGCCGGCGTTGTTTGCCTATACAAGTTTTTTGTAAGGATCGAAGATTAAAAGATCGCAGCCTGCGGCAGCTCCTACATTGATCGGCGTTAATCCGGAATTTGCGCCGGGCATGATCCATGTAGGAGCTGCCGCAGGCTGCGATCTTTTCGAAGGCTACTTATATTCTAAAAAAGAATAACAAACTTGATATTTATTATTTTCCAATCTAAAAGCACCGTCATATAGTCGCGCCGCAGGCGAATTTGCAGCGAGACGCATACGCTGCTTTAGGGCAGGATATCGCAGTCGTCCAAATCCCGATTTTGCCAACATTCCTAAAAGCGTCTTCATAAGAAAACACAGGGGCTTGTCATGAATTTTTCCGCACTACGACGAAATCTGCTGGTAGGTTCGCTGGGCCTGGCGCTGAGCGCCGGTCTGCTGGGGCAAGCGGTTGCCGGTGAGCAGCTGCAAAAAATCAAAGACGCTGGCGTGATCAACGTTGGCCTGGAAGGCACTTACCCACCGTTCAGTTTCGTCGACGCCGACGGCAAGCTGGCCGGCTTCGAAGTCGAGTTCTCCGAAGCCCTGGCCAAAGAGCTGGGCGTGAAGGTCAAACTGCAACCAACCAAATGGGACGGCATCCTCGCAGCCCTGGAATCCAAACGTCTGGACGCCGTGATCAACCAGGTGACCATCTCCGAAGAGCGCAAGAAGAAGTATGACTTCTCCGAGCCGTACACCGTTTCCGGGATTCAGGCGCTGGTGCTGACCAAGAAGGCTGCGGAGCTGAACATCAAGTCTGCCGCCGATCTGGCCGGCAAAAAAGTCGGTGTAGGCCTGGGCACCAACTACGAGCAGTGGCTCAAGGACAATCAGCCAAAAGCCATCATCAAGACCTATGACGATGATCCGACCAAGTTCCAGGATCTGCGCGTCGGCCGCATCGACGCCATTCTGATCGACCGCCTCGCCGCGCTGGAATACGCCAAGAAGGCCAAGGACACCACCGCCGCCGGCGAAGCGTTCTCCCGCCAGGAAGCCGGCATCGCCCTGCGCAAAGGCGAGCCTGAGCTGCTGGCCGCGGTGAACAAGGCCATCGACAAGCTGCGTGCCGACGGTACGCTGAAAAAGCTTTCGGAAAAATACTTCAGCGCTGACGTCACTAAATAATGGAAGAAGCTTTCCAACTCGCGCTGGATTCCGCGCCCTTTCTGCTGAAGGGCGCGTACTACACAGTCATCTTGAGCCTGGGCGGGATGTTCTTCGGCCTGGTGATGGGGTTTGGTCTGGCGTTGATGCGCCTGTCGCGCTTCAAACTGGTGAGCTGGATCGCCCGCATCTACGTGTCGTTTTTTCGCGGCACGCCGTTGTTGGTGCAACTGTTCGTGATCTATTACGGCTTGCCGCAATTGGGCATCGAACTTGATCCGCTACCGGCAGCTCTGATCGGCTTCTCACTGAACATGGCGGCCTATGCCTGCGAAATCCTGCGTGCCGCGATCAGTTCCATCGAGCGCGGTCAGTGGGAAGCCGCCGCGAGTATCGGCATGACCCGTGCGCAGACCCTGCGCCGGGCCATCCTGCCGCAAGCGATGCGCACGGCTCTGCCACCGCTGGGCAACAGCTTCATTTCGCTTGTGAAGGACACCGCGCTGGCAGCCACTATTCAGGTGCCGGAACTGTTCCGTCAGGCGCAGCTGATTACCGCCCGAACCTTTGAAATTTTCACCATGTACCTTGCCGCCGCGCTGATCTACTGGGTTCTGGCCACGGTGCTTTCGCACCTGCAGAACCAGTTGGAAGCACGGGTCAATCGGCACGACCTGGAGTCCTGACCCAATGATTGTCGTGGAAAAACTGACAAAGCAGTTCAAGGGTCAAGTGGTGCTCAACGGCATCGATCTGCAAGTGAAGGAAGGCGAGGTGGTGGCAATCATCGGGCCTAGCGGCTCGGGTAAAACCACGTTCCTGCGTTGCCTGAATTTCCTGGAAGAACCCACCAGCGGCCGGATCAAGGTCGGTGACATCGAGATCGATGGCAGCCGTCCGCTGAACCAGCAGCAAGGCCTGGTGCGACGTTTGCGCCAGCACGTGGGTTTCGTGTTCCAGAACTTCAACCTGTTCCCTCATCGCACCGCCCTGGAAAACGTTATCGAAGGCCCGATCATCGTAAAGAAGATCCCGCACGCCGAAGCCGTTGCCCTGGGTAAAAAGCTGATGGCCAGGGTCGGCCTGGCGGGCAAGGAAGACGCTTACCCGCGACGCCTGTCCGGTGGTCAGCAACAGCGTGTGGCGATTGCCCGCGCGCTGGCGATGGAGCCGGAAGTGATTCTGTTCGACGAACCCACCTCAGCCCTCGACCCGGAGCTGGTGGGTGAAGTGCTGGCGACCATCCGCAGCCTCGCCGAAGAGCGACGCACCATGGTCATCGTCACCCACGAAATGGGCTTTGCCCGGGACGTGGCGAACCGCGTGGTGTTTTTCGACAAAGGTGTGATCGTCGAACAAGGCGAAGCCAAGGCGCTGTTTGCCAATCCGAAAGAAGAGCGGACGAAGCAGTTTCTCAGCAAGTTCCTGAATAACGCTCACCACTGAAACATCGCTTCACTACTTGTCAACTTCCATGGACGGAAGTGACAATCACCCCTACTAACAAAACCTCTCGATATATTCTCTTCTCTTATTCATCCATCCGAACAATAGATAATTTTTTATTGCTGCGTGCGGTACATATATATGTCCTGCAACAGAATAACCTCGCCTAAAATTCGCCAAACCCAGCGCCCTCACCAAGCCGGTCTTCGCCGTCAGCAACGCACTAGAAGCCCGTAAAATAACGTCAAGTTCGACAGAGCGGTGCAGCTTATTAACTTCAACGCGTAGGATTTTTCTGAATAACACTAGATCCAATACTTAACTAGCCAGCTCTATTGACACCTATTCAAGCGCACTCTTATCTAGTCTCCAACAGGCGTTTAACCTCGCACTCATTCACTATTTAATTTCACACACAGTGAACAGTTTTGTTGCTCGGTAATTCACGCCTTTCGAACTTTCAGAAACGGACTTTCGCTGCAAGGCTTCAAGGAGAAACCCCATGACAAGCACTTCGAACAAACCCGAACTTGCCGCCCCGACCCTGGCGCAATCTCACAAGACCTGCATCAACATCACCTCGGCGGCGCACTTGCTGATCGATGTGGCGCCCTACTCCGGCATGGACGAAGGCGACCTGATCGAATTGTTCTGGGACAACTGCTACGTGGCCTCCAGAGTGCTGACGGCCGACGATGTCGGTCAACCGGTCCAACTGCGTGTACCCGAGAGCTTCATCGCCAATGGCACCTCACGCATCCGCTACCGGATCATGCAGATCGGGCAAGGACCAACCCTTTCAGCCACCAGACGAGTGCAAATCAAACTCGACTGCCCCGGCGGCCAACCGTCGGCGCTGTGCGGCGATGAAAACCAGAGTCTGGAGCCCGTGAATATCCCCGAGACCATTCGCCGTCAGGGGGTCAATCCGAACCAGATCAAGCGCGGCGTTCCGCTGACCATCGAGCCTTACCTGAACATGGCCGCCGACGACGAAATCACCCTGCGCTGGGGCGATGCGCGCATGGATCTGCCACGACTCAAGGCCAGCGATGTCGGCCAGCCGATCCAGGTCTGGGTGCCGCCGGCGATCATTCTCGAAGCCGGCGAAGACCTGCGGCTGGAAGTGACTTACTGCATCCTCGACCGGGTGGGTAACAACTCCCGCTGGGCACCACCGCGCCGGCTGAAGATTGGTTGCGCCAATCCCTATTTGAAGGCCCGGCCGAAGGAAATGCTCATGGCCGCCGAACCCCGCAAACGCTGAGATCCCTTGTAGCAGCTGGCGAAGCCTGCGTTCGGCTGCGCAGCAGTCGTGAAATCAGACACTGCGGTCATTCAGTTAAACCGCGAACTCAGGTTTTGACGACTGCTACGCAGCCGAACGCAGCCGAACGCAGGCTTCGCCAGCTGCTACATGAATCTGTGGCACCGCCTTCTATGCATATTCCTAAAAGTTAGTTTATTAATTTTTTATACACGCTTAGGGTATATGCACCGGACCACCGGACATTCTTGTTTTCGTTCGTCGCAACCCTCGCGACGTTTCCATGAGATGTGAGGTAGGTATGGTCCGGAACACAATCACCCCAGTGCAGATCGCCAGGGCATTGCGTGCAGCCAAGGAGCGGCACTGATGTCCAGTCTGGCAGATGCAATCGTTCAGAGTGATCTGGACATCGCCCCCCTGTTGTTGCCCGCGCAGGTCTTGCGCAACGACGCACAAGCCATCAAGGCCGCCCATGAGCTGGCGCAAGTCGCCCGCCTGCAAGCGGCCAAACGCGACCAGCAGCGCAAGCTGCCGTGGTCGGAAATCGAACAATTCACCCGCAGTGGTTTGGGCAGCATTGCTATCCCGCGTGAGTACGGTGGCCCGCAGGTTTCGTTCGTCACTTTGGCCGAAGTCTTCGCGATCATTTCCGCGGCCGACCCGGCACTGGGACAGATCCCGCAGAACCAGTTCGGCATTCTCAACCTGGTGCTCGGCAGCGCCACTGAATCGCAAAAAAAGCAGCTGTTCAAAAGCGTGCTCGACGGCTGGCGGATCGGTAACGCGGGCCCTGAGCGCGGCACCAAAAACACCCTTGAACTCAAGGCGCGAATCACCGCCAGCGGCGACGGCTTCGTCCTCAACGGGCAGAAGTTCTATTCCACCGGCGCCCTGTTCGCCCACTGGGTCGCCGTCAAGGCGCTGAACGACGACGGCAAACAAGTGCTGGCCTTCGTCCGCCGCGGTACACCGGGCCTGCGCATCGTTGATGACTGGTCGGGGTTCGGTCAACGCACCACCGCCAGCGGCACCCTTTTGCTCAACAACGTGCAAGTCGACGCCGAGCTGGTGGTGGATAACTGGAAGATCAACGACAGCCCGAACATTCAGGGTGCCGTGTCGCAGCTGATTCAAGCAGCCATTGACGCCGGCATCGCCCGGGGCGCCATCGACGACGCCATCGATTTCGTGAAAACCCGTGCACGGCCGTGGATCGACGCCAAGGTCGAACGGGCCAGCGACGACCTGTATGTGATCGCCGACATCGGCAAGCTGAAGATCGAACTGCACGCCGCCGAAGCGCTGTTGCGCAAGGCCGGGCAAGTGCTCGATCAGGTCAACGCCGCGCCGCTTACCGCCGAGTCCGCCGCCCGTGCGTCGATTGCCGTGGCCGAAGCCAAAGTGCTGACCACCGAGATCTCGCTGCTGGCCAGCGAAAAGCTTTTCGAACTGGCCGGCAGCCGCGCCACCCTCGCCGAATTCAACCTTGATCGCCATTGGCGCAACGCCCGCGTGCACACGCTGCACGATCCGGTGCGCTGGAAATACCACGCCGTCGGGACTTATCACCTGAACGGCACGCTGCCCGCTCGCCACTCCTGGATTTAACGACCAGATCTCTGGAGAAACACATGACTCTTTCTCACCACGTCGCGGTCATAACCAGCGATGAGCAAGCCCTGATCGTCGCCAGTGACTTGGCCGAAGATTTCAAACGCGACAGCGCCCTGCGCGACCGCGAACGCCGTTTGCCACACCCGGAACTGGAAGTGTTTTCCCGCTCGGGTCTTTGGGGCATCAGCGTGCCAAAAGAATACGGCGGCGCCGGGGTTTCCAACGTCACCCTGGCCAAGGTGATCGCGCTGATCGCCCAGGCTGATGGCTCGCTCGGCCAGATCCCGCAGAACCATTTCTACGCGCTCGAAGTGCTGCGTGTGAACGGCAGCGAAGAGCAGAAAAAACGCCTGTACGCGGAAGTGCTGGCCGGCCAACGCTTCGGCAATGCCCTCGCGGAACTCGGCACCAAAACTGCCCATGACCGCGTCACCAGCCTGACCCGCAACGGTGACGGTTACCGCATCAACGGCCGCAAGTTTTACGCCACGGGCGCGATTTATGCCCAACGCATTCCGACGTCGGTCGTGGACGAAAACGGTGTTCAGCAACTCGCTTTCGTCCCTC from Pseudomonas sp. ACM7 includes:
- the epsC gene encoding serine O-acetyltransferase EpsC translates to MSERSSHWQLQTIVSQLRTARDQWRLQNGRASTEQGGRELPSRAAMAEILEALCGALFPMRLGPVDLREESEDFYVGHTLDVALNALLAQARLELRYAARHSAQADTEVEAKTIQIIQDFALALPGLRSLLDTDVLAAYHGDPAARSVDEVLLCYPGILAVIHHRLAHHLYRAGLPLLARISAEIAHSATGIDIHPGAQIGRSFFIDHGTGVVIGETAIIGERVRIYQAVTLGAKRFPADEDGQLQKGQPRHPIVEDDVVIYAGATILGRITIGKGSTIGGNVWLTRSVPAGSNLTQANLQHDDGTQK
- a CDS encoding D-cysteine desulfhydrase, which codes for MIKQQLARFNRLDLLGHPTALEKLERLSAWLGRDVYVKRDDLTPLAMGGNKLRKLEYLAADALAQGADTLITAGALQSNHVRQTAAIAAKLGLGCVALLENPLGTDDANYVGNGNRLLLDLFDAKVELVENLDNADEQLQALADRLRNNGKKPYLVPIGGSNALGALGYVRAGLELAEQIKDTGLTFAALVLASGSAGTHSGLALGLSEALPDLPVIGVTVSRSDEDQRPKVQGLAERTAELLGVSLPENFKVELWDEYFGPRYGEPNAGTLAAVKLVASQEGLLLDPVYTGKAMAGLLDGIGRQRFNDGPIIFLHTGGAPALFAYTSFL
- the tcyJ gene encoding cystine ABC transporter substrate-binding protein, whose protein sequence is MNFSALRRNLLVGSLGLALSAGLLGQAVAGEQLQKIKDAGVINVGLEGTYPPFSFVDADGKLAGFEVEFSEALAKELGVKVKLQPTKWDGILAALESKRLDAVINQVTISEERKKKYDFSEPYTVSGIQALVLTKKAAELNIKSAADLAGKKVGVGLGTNYEQWLKDNQPKAIIKTYDDDPTKFQDLRVGRIDAILIDRLAALEYAKKAKDTTAAGEAFSRQEAGIALRKGEPELLAAVNKAIDKLRADGTLKKLSEKYFSADVTK
- the tcyL gene encoding cystine ABC transporter permease, producing MEEAFQLALDSAPFLLKGAYYTVILSLGGMFFGLVMGFGLALMRLSRFKLVSWIARIYVSFFRGTPLLVQLFVIYYGLPQLGIELDPLPAALIGFSLNMAAYACEILRAAISSIERGQWEAAASIGMTRAQTLRRAILPQAMRTALPPLGNSFISLVKDTALAATIQVPELFRQAQLITARTFEIFTMYLAAALIYWVLATVLSHLQNQLEARVNRHDLES
- the tcyN gene encoding L-cystine ABC transporter ATP-binding protein TcyN, with the protein product MIVVEKLTKQFKGQVVLNGIDLQVKEGEVVAIIGPSGSGKTTFLRCLNFLEEPTSGRIKVGDIEIDGSRPLNQQQGLVRRLRQHVGFVFQNFNLFPHRTALENVIEGPIIVKKIPHAEAVALGKKLMARVGLAGKEDAYPRRLSGGQQQRVAIARALAMEPEVILFDEPTSALDPELVGEVLATIRSLAEERRTMVIVTHEMGFARDVANRVVFFDKGVIVEQGEAKALFANPKEERTKQFLSKFLNNAHH
- a CDS encoding SfnB family sulfur acquisition oxidoreductase translates to MSSLADAIVQSDLDIAPLLLPAQVLRNDAQAIKAAHELAQVARLQAAKRDQQRKLPWSEIEQFTRSGLGSIAIPREYGGPQVSFVTLAEVFAIISAADPALGQIPQNQFGILNLVLGSATESQKKQLFKSVLDGWRIGNAGPERGTKNTLELKARITASGDGFVLNGQKFYSTGALFAHWVAVKALNDDGKQVLAFVRRGTPGLRIVDDWSGFGQRTTASGTLLLNNVQVDAELVVDNWKINDSPNIQGAVSQLIQAAIDAGIARGAIDDAIDFVKTRARPWIDAKVERASDDLYVIADIGKLKIELHAAEALLRKAGQVLDQVNAAPLTAESAARASIAVAEAKVLTTEISLLASEKLFELAGSRATLAEFNLDRHWRNARVHTLHDPVRWKYHAVGTYHLNGTLPARHSWI